The following nucleotide sequence is from Echeneis naucrates chromosome 5, fEcheNa1.1, whole genome shotgun sequence.
TGATATGCCATTAAATCCACcaaaaatattaacaataaataGAGGCATCCATTCATAACATGTGACATCAGCTGATTTAACATAGATTCCTATTTAAATTTGGTTATGTATTTATTTCCCCTTCAATCGTTGTTGttgccatttttatttacttgccTGATTATTCATTAATTATCATTCAGCAAACctatatgaaaacaaaactagGCTGCTCTGGAAGGGCTTCCCGAGTAGAAGATGGAAAGTCAGACTAGCAAGTGCCTCAAAGATTTTAATCAGAAATGTTAGAagaagtgttgtgtttgtgttaatatgTAATATAACTTTAACAAGAGCAGGTCAAAACAAAGCTCTGTGTACTAAAAATACTATGCCCAATGATGCCTATCAAACagaatgaagtaaaaataagaTCTGCCTGAAGTGAAATAAATCAAGGTCCTGCTCACTGTGTTACTAATGTGTATGTGGTCAAGATTAATTTACCTtcagaaataagaaaatatttcacagacCCAGTAGAAGAATAACAGACAGTGAAACGTCCTTCCTCCGAGATAACTCCGAGATAAATAATGTATCTGAAGTCGTGTCTGAATTTGCACGAGCAATTCTGTGATTTGgttttatgcaaaaaaaaaaaaaaaaaggttatgcCATCTCAGTGGAGTTCCCCTTTCTTCAGTTGTTGCAGTTATTTGCCAATTAATGATTGATGTCTCAGCGTAGATGCTGGAACCAAGTGAATGTATGTCtattttatttgtctctccTTGACCTGTGCACTCTCTGATTCCTGCACGCCTCCTGCACAGACATGCCCATATTTGGCCAGTGTCCCGCACAGGACGACTTCTACCTGGTGATGTGCAGCCACTGTGGTCAAGTAGTCAAGCCCCAAGCCTTCCAAGCACACTATGGTAAGCATTACTCACATTCATTTATGTGTCTATGTAGTGTATATGTGCAGGTACTCTTAATGTAAATTCTATCCAGACATTGATAGATCTTCAATGCCCCGCATTACATGtttggacagtaggaggaaaGATGGGAGTAGCAAAGTACATCACATCTGTAGGAACCCTGTACTCCTATCAGCCACTTCAAGGCTGGGGGTGACATTTCATGCATTAACACACTACAGTATTACTTTTccttctgcctttgtttttcccttCCACTTTTCCCCCTCCACACAGAAACTTGAGAAGGGACGCTACAgactttgatatatttatttatctaaccCACTCtcttacttgtgtgtgtttagaatTCCCCTGTTAATGTTTGATGTAGCTTCCTCAATCTTCACAGTAATGTAGTGTTTTAACAGCTAAGATCAGATTTCTGGTTCTGTTACTTGAGGGATGTTTAGGTGTGCGCATTTCATTGCTGAGATAGCTAAGCTGGATCTTTGATTAAtgctaaaataaatgtgttaccTGTAGCTTTGTGAATATAGTGACTGTAAGATCAccaaattcaacattatttacaGCAAGTCAAAGGCTTGTAGTCACTGCAAGAAATAAGCTGTCTTTGAAGTAGTGGGGCTGCGTATCAGTCATAGCTACTGTGTCTTGTTGTGTAAAGCggtttattttaaagtcagaaTTTGGATTAGTGTGTGTAAGTCATTTTAGTCGATGAGGACAGGAACCATTAGCTCACGTGACGTTTTGACTGAATTCTAACAGTTAACAACACTtaagattttttaatttaaatttttttgtgtaaattttCAGCACCTGAATGAAAAATTGAGTTTCTTCATATAATGTGGGATTTATCATAACTGAATGCTTTTCATTAGCGGGTATTTTCAATGAAGTTAGTGGGGAATTACAGTTGTCAAGGTCAGCCACAAGAGGGAGGTATAATAACAAATGGATCCTGGAGGAGCCATTGTTACTACTGTGTCAACATCTGAAGAGGAGACTCCTCCCACAAGGTTAACAGTATGGACTGGAACAAGCCTATCTGGACAATGGTATTAATAATGTAATACAACATCCAGCTGAGTTTTCATACTTGTCAGGGGATTTCAAATTAGATGTAGACAAACACTGGAAGGCATTATGGTGCCTGTATAGTGAAACAATCCTGACAACATCAAAGCAGATGGTGTGTACATCTTGAACTTGGTGGTATTTTATTGTGGACTCTGCACAGTACAAGCATCCCAAATGAAAAGTGATTTAACAAAGATTCAAGCGCTTTTACCCTTTTGCTTCTCTCCTgattctgaaatgtaaatgatgtaACTGTCTTTGTGACTTAACCGTAGCAGTGTCCCGTCAAGACTGATGAACTAtgtaaacaggaaatcaaaTTAGAattacatacagtatatatatatatatatatatatatactgtttaatatatatatatatataataagtGATTTTGATTTAGGTCTGAAAAATTAGTcaaacattttgtaatttgagATATGTTGTATGTGCTGTCTAAAATGTAAGGTCAGatattttctctcatttacaTCAAAAAGAAATACTGCCAATAGTTTCCCAGTCTAATGCCATATCTTGaactgtctttttctttctaaccAACAGCAGGAATCTTTGCAGGTTGGCACCAGACCAAGTTATATCTAAATATGATTCTATGGCTATGCTAAGATATGTGGcggtatgtatgtatgtatgtatgtggtGGTTCGTGCTAAGATTTCCTTCCCATCTTCCTTTCTCTGATGTCATAATGGGAAGACTTCATGTGGCGTTAACATGGGGAAAATGCACTGATCTCAGTACTGACGAGATGGTCTCAATATGATTTTTGCGTACTTCTTTGAGCCCATCTGTCTCCTGTTAGGTGTTTTTGCTTCTCGGCTGAGGCTAATCCCAGCAGGGGTGATACTGCTCCATACTTGGCAGCCGTTTTATGCATTCGTTTATGAACTTGTTGAACAAAGACGTGTCTCCTCTCAACTGTTCACATGCGTTACATAGGCTAAGAAAACGCATTCTTTCAATCAGGTACCTTGAGCTTTGAAAGCAAGAACTAACCATAATCGTAAATTTTACTTATCAATAATGTACAGAAGCAAGgttgtctctctcccttttttttgggggggggagtgaTCTGGTGCCTACGGGGACAGCTGAAATGCTGTCACACGTACATTAATGTTCTCTAACTGACATAGCCTGGGATTCCCCTTCGCATTGTGCCATTAGTTTGGAAGATGATATTAATGCTGCATCAAGTCCTTCTGTACTGTtaccctatatatatatatatttatttatttattattattatttttttttagtgttaTATTGTTCAACTGCTACTGGTGTTTGCTTGGCTTTCGCACTGCTAGCACTTTGTCAGCAGGGTACTGAGTGTCATGCTGGGGTTGCCtggtgtgagtttgtgtgcaggATGTGCTGTTGACTTTGACCAAGACAGCAAGAGAGggatgggaggagagaaagCATGAAAAAAGGCCTTTCGGTTAACCAGCTGCTAAGAAGTGGGAGGGAGAATGTGTGGAACGAGTTTGGAATGGGTGTGTAGAGAGGGGCCCCTAGGTGAAGAGGAGGGGGCTTCCTAAAAGCATATTTTCCTTCCTTAAAAGGGAAATTGGAGGAAGGCTGAACAGTTTGAAGGTGTGTGCTTGCGACTGAGGGAGATTGGGGAGTGGCAGCCCTGTGCCTGTATATGTGTTACTACCTTCTCCACTGTTTCTGCAGCAGTAGGTTTGTTCGctggtcacctgctgagaatgaGCTTCGGCCAATAGTCTACTTTCAAGCTAAACCATGGATTTAGCTGAAGTGAACAGCTGGCTAACTAGGCCCACACCTAGTCATTGGCAGTGTCTGCCAACACAGACAGTTTCTATGAAAACCTGGTGTTGTCCCTGAACGgtatctttttatattttaacatcaATAAATGTTAATTTGCTGGTACAAATAATGGTGACAGTAAACAGGGCCAAGCTAATCTACAGTCACTCATTTCTACACAACTAATCCATGGACttggactctctctctctctctctctctctctgtctctctctctctctctctgtctctctctctctctctctctctctctctgtctgtctgtctgtctgtctctctctctctctctctctctctctctctctctctctctctctctctctctctctctcgtatgtgttgctctctctccccactTATGGTCAGAACAGCAGGAGTGTCTGCCTCTGTGACCCCTCTGTGACCCCAGAAGCTCAGTATATATGTTAGGCACCTGCTACATGGCCAAGATTCACCGTTTTGTAACTTCTGAGTTTAAAGAAACAACTAGATCAAGCTATCATTGTGCTTTTTCCTTGCTAGCGtctgtttttccattattaAATGGTAgataaaatgtcaataaaactatttttattgttcttttatgtttctgttacTAAGAATAGCAAGTAATTCGAGTTTCCTTTGAAACCCCAAAGCTTTAGTCATTATTGTGGATGCACACATAAGATATTcgttttgttcattttttaaaacactgcacactggcttttttttattattttaaggaAGAGACTTTTCCAGTTTTGCAGGCAAGATTTTAGTGATGTATATTATTTTAAttcctctatttctgtctttccacCCACCACTCTGTGTCGTCCCAACCCTTCTTGTTGTCCTACTGCCTTTCATCAGTTTGCACAGCAACTGTTCTAAGaaactgcagcaggaaatgaagCTCTTGACCTGTTGGCTGGTTCTATTTCGGGCTGAGTTGGCGTGAATCACAAATGCTGCTTAATTGTTGTCAAAGTACAGCTCACTACTGTCAGAGGTTCCTATTTGTTTccagtttcctttttctccagATTCATAACATGACACATCGCTTGTCCATATCTCTATGTTTCATCAAAGCCTCTAATTTTGTGAATTatcatgttttaattaaagTCTGGGTCATATTATCCCTCAAGAGAGAAGACACAGTTCAGCCAGCAAGCCAGCCTCCACCTCGCCCTTCCCTGTGCCGGGCAGGAACCGGAGCAGTGGCAGTGCACTTGGAACTGGGCTGGGCTCGGGGTCGGTAGCTGGAATGGCGACCGGAGGCATTGTTGGCCGACCTTCCACCGCTGGATCCAGCTTATCCTCCTCTTCAACATCCTCCACATCCTCCAATCCCAAACCCCTCAAACCAGCCAAAGAGAAGCTGCCAAGCATTCAGCGAAGACCCCCCTTTACACCCTTCAGGATGCTCCAGCCGGACAAGACCCAGTAAGTTTCAGAGCGTAACATCTGCAGCATTGTGTGTTACCAGAGTTGCACAAAATGGCAATGTGTACTGAGATTAGGCTAAAGGATGAATTctttttatgataaaataaaacagtgaaactGTTCAGTCTTCATTTAAATGGCAGCAAATTTCATTTTAGTTGTAGCCTATTTAAATTAACGCTGTCTCAACAAGCCAACAAGTGAGAATATAAAACGAAGGTTgataattttattgattttaatgaCAACTGTTGCAGCAGATTACTTTGCATCCATACACTTTGATAACTCTCCTGTTAGGTGTAAATAGCTCAGTTGTTGCACACAGTTATCACAATATCTTTTTTATAAATTAAGGCAATATATGTGTACAAGGAGGGATTTAAGGAAACCACATCTTGATCACTCCTTGGTGGCTTGCTGAAGTATCAAGAAAttccactttcttcttcttaGTTAATTGAACGTAAAGAAATAATAACCATATCTGTGGGTACAGATATAGCTTTCCTGATTTCTCTATATATTGAATTCATCCTTAAATGCTTCATTGGCCATACTTTTGGCCTCTTTGAGGTCACAACCTCTCCTCCTGTCACGTTCTCAGTCAGTTGCAGAGTGTAGCTAAAGCCATtaggaaacacacaaaagccacaACTGAATAATATTACCTGGTGTACATGAGAGCCAGCAAAAAACCACAATCGTTAGAATTTCTCGGAAATGTTCCAAAGCAACTCTGCCAGCAGCTGTTGACTTCACCTTAAGGTTGTGTACTGCATTGTCAGCTTGCATGTGGGCAGGCCCAACAGTTTACAGGAAGAAGTTAATTGCACAAACGTGTAAGGATACGCACCCAGCAGAGACCAGAGAAACTCGGATTACAGTCGTAGTCATAGACGGGGTGTGACTTTGTTTGCTGCCTTACTGTTTAAGAGCTCATATACGAGTTTCTCAATTGAATTTCCAGAAGATATAAACTTGCAGTATTATGCATATATCCTTTTGCAAAATTACATCTATGGGCATATCTTTCAtaattttatacacacacatatatgaacAGATCAGTTACATGGAATAGGTCAGTCATTAAAAAATGGGGTTGTGAAAAAAATGGGATAACAAAAACATTGTAAAGTTTCTGATATGCACCTTTAAATATACTTAGGTAAATGTTCTGCAGAATTAAATTCTTTGACCTGCCCTTGTTTTTCCATGCCCATGTCAAAATTTTTAGTTTTGTACATTTGCAACACTGGGACACTAAATGCCACTGGTCCTTTTGCTGCTATGAGAAGTATAATTCATTTATGATTTAAATATCCAATTGAAACAGAATCTGTGTTCAGGATCTGTCAGAAGAATGCATTACAGTTATACAtgtttgtttgataaatgatGGATCATATTAGTTTCATGTTCTGTCCACCCAGCTCCATTCATACATGTACATCAGTGTCTTACCATGCGTTTCTCACTTGCTCAGTGTTTCTAACTCTCAGCTTCCTCCTTGCTGCCCTCTTCATCTCTGTAACCTTCTCTTTCAGCCTCACCCCAGCTGTCAAGGTGGAGAAGATGCCCCTGAGGGTGGACTCGTCATCAAAGTTGGTGCAGGCCCCATCTGCTCCAAACACCACCTCATCCTCTGCCACATCCTCCTCTAGCACCACTGTGAGCTCCAACACTACCACCAttaccacctcctcctcatcagccCTTAAACCAGGCCTTAACTGTCCCTCCATACCAAAGCCTCCATTACTGGCCCCTGGTCAGATTCCTAATGGCAAGGGCCACCTGTCGGTCCTCTCAGACAAGAagcaggacagcagcagcagtgccagcagcagcagtgccaGTAGCAGACGCCACCTCAGCAAGAAAGTGACAGGTGTGCTTGATTAATAAAAAAGAAGGTTTTATACCGTTGACATTTATTATACATTCTGTTTAGATCGTGGTATATATTCTTCTGAAGCATTTGAATAATGTGATCACTGATTTGGCACAGAataatgaaggttttttttttgttttttttttggggatcCCAATTCTTCTCGTGTCAGAACGTGAGTTCAATCCAGATATCCACTGTGGCGTTGTGGATATGACAGCTCGGAAACCATGCACAAGATCTCTAACATGCAAGGTAACCAGTCCATCTATTTTGCAGCTAGCTACTGTTGGTCAGATTGTACCTAAGGCAGGTAatgatctgttttcttttgcaagaaaatgaaattcaagttcaaattaaaattttctatTTGCCTGAGGAATGATACCACAGTAACACAGCAACCACTGTGGATCAATTCACTTTTTTCACAATAGTAGAATAGTTTTTTGGACagaggaaaatgtaaatgtttttttaaaggatCAGAAATCATAATGATTGAATTTATGCTGTTATTCAGCAGTACATTTTGCATGTAGCACGCAACCACAATACTGTcttcaatacaaaaaaatgcaattagTCTAACGTAAGAAGTTTTGACCCAAACTACAATTCTAATCTTTGACCTTTCCAACATCAGACACATTCCTTAAGCCAGCGGAGGGCAGTGCCAGGGCGGAGAAAGCGCTTTGACACACTACTGGCAGAGCACAAGAACAGAGCAAGGGAGCGGGAGAGGGAGCGAGAACTCCACCAACCCCATTCCCAGCAAAACCCCCCTCTCAGGGACCCACACCCCTCCTCGCACCTCGCCACAGCGTATGACCCCCACCAGGTGGCTCATGGCAATGGCCCCGCCCCAGAAGCCACTAAGCCTTTGCCATTTGGCAAACCCAAATTTCACAGCCCTGGTCTTCCACGGTAAGTCCTTGTCTGAACACCGcctttttgaacttttttttataattttttttgctggtGTCGTGGCACCATTAAAACACGATTACAGTTTAGAATGTTCTATATGTTAGCAGTTGACTGACAATTGAGGGCCAGTTTTtctcttaaatgttttttgaaaatgaacagcCATGCTATTAATCTTGCAGACTAAACAGCAGTCACGGAGGTGGTACCCCCGGAGACCTTGCAGTAGTCCATGAGTCACCACACCATACCCAAACTATTCCAGATGGGTTTTCTCGACCCTCAAGCGATGAGGGTGAGAACGAGGAGCGGGAAGACAATACTGACAAACTGGACTGTCACTATTCAGGTTATCACCCTCGACCGGCAGCTGTAAGTGTTCTCTACCATCGCTGATCTGTGATAAGCTGGAGTTAACTTATCTTTTTGTCAAGTAGTTTAATGTCACTACTCTGTTTCCAGTACTGTACCTTTGGAAGTCAACTGTTTGGGAGGGGTTGTTACTCCTTTGACCGACGATGGGACAGAGTGCGATGTGCCCTAACCACAATGATGGACAAGCATGTCAACTCTCAAATGTGGAAGTAAGTCTGCCCAGCTCACGCTAATCCTGCAAGACGTAGAATCCAAATGAGTTGCATGACGTGatgttaaaacagaaaatgatacTTAGCCATCTTGCCTCTTACTGTCAGAATTCTTGTTTGATTGTGTTGACAATCAAAACCAATGTATGATTATGGTCCTTGTTGCAGGAAAATCCCCTTGGCCTTGGAGAACTCCTCTTCTGTTGCACCTACCCATAGGACAAGCACAAATTCCCATGGTAGCACTCCCTCCTCAGGCTTCCTGGGCCCCCCTGCCACCTTGCCCCAGACTCCTTATAGCCAATCCTACGAGGGCAAATCAGTGCTCTCCTATGGGACCACCTTAAATGCCCGCAGCTCCTCACAGAGCGGGGCTGAGCACCCGGCCTATGGCACCACGCAGGCCCGACAAGTGTCTTCGTTGCCGCAAATGCCTTCAGCCcactcctcctcatcctcttcttcagcttcttcccCAGCCTCAGGCCGGGCACTCAAGTCccgctccagcagcagcactacCAAGTCATCATCGTCCTTCAGGCCTAAGGAGATCTCTGGCTCCTCTACATCCATCATTCCCAACTCCACTGGTGGGAACAGCAGCGGAACCAACAGTAACAGTAGTAGCACTAGCTTCAGCTctgggaagaagaggaagaacagcTCTCTCCTCCCTTCATCCCACGGCTCCTCTGAATCCTCTTCTTCTAATGCTAActactcctcttcctcctcctcctcctcctcctcttttaaGAAGAACTGTGCAAATGTCAGCAGCTCAGGGAGCACTTACCACCACAGCTCATTAGGTTCTGCATCCTCATCCTCAATGTCCTCCTCCCACAGCGGAGTCCACAGTGTGGGGCTTAACTGTGGCCCCAATGTGCGGACCAACTCGCTTAGCCTCAAGGCTGAATCTTCTGGAGGTTCTGTAGGCGGCTCCTCAGGGCCGCCTGCACGTGGTCCTCCCTCGGGCAGCCCTGCCGAGTCCATCAAGCGTATGAGTGTGGTGATGAACAGCAGTGACTCCACCCTTTCCCTTGGGCCCTTTGTACACCACCAGTCCTCATCCGACCACCACACCAGCTTCAGCCACCACTCCTCAGACGGGCGTCTGGAGGGAAAGAAACGCAAAAGCTCCCCTGTCTCAAGCAGCATTAATAGTGGAGGTGGGGCCGGAGGGCtcggaggagggggagggggaccCGGAGCAGGTCGACCCAAGGTGGCCAAGTCACCTGCCATTAACAACATCCATGGGAAACATGGGCGGAGCATTCCAGGGACACCAGGGCTGCCCAACAACTCCCATTTACATCAGGTGAGTCATTATCAGTTTTACTGGCCTTAAAGGATAAGTGTGTGCATGACTCTAGAGATGGTAAAACCCATCAATGTCTGTATGTCCATTCACCTTTTTACTTCACCTGGAAAAATTATATCAACTTTTGTATGGTTGCcgtaaaatgttgtttttgtacagaATCATGGTGTCTAAGCAGGGAATTGTTGCATTGGTAGATAATTTtccaaaaatctgaaatgattcattttaaaattatgtcTATTCTTCAAATTAtgaagaaaacttaaaaaaaaacttacctgCTTAACATCAGTGCTAACATTGCAAAGCTGAACTGTGGACAACTGGGACAATATGCATATCTTCCAACCATTAGAATTGAGTTAAACACACTTTATATTGTATTAGCTATGGAGCAAAGTAGAGTTATAGTTAAGTAAAAGgagattaaatttaaaaaaaaaactacattgtaaaataaaattaagtcaAGCACTGTTACAGTAACATCCAATAGAACTGCAAAGTTGCTTGAAACTTTTCAGTCAAAAGtcagagagcagcagtttgCAGTTATTTTTCTGAATTGCAGCAGGAGGTTTCACATAAACTACGAACGACTAACAGAGCTCTGGTTTGTGTAACAGCACTCACAGGCTAACTACTTGGGAGCTCAGTgtaaattatgaaataaaaagacatttagCATATTCATATCAGAAAAGAATCACAGCAGTGAAtcaaaagtttttgtttttttttggattataTTACAGAAGATTATAGGTTCACTgtcaaataataacaaaagaaCAGTTCCTTCCAAAGAGGAATGAtggctgttttgtgttgttcgCATTTAGACAAGTTGCAAACTGCTAATTATCTAGTATTCCTGAGACTCATATTTACTGCCCTATTTGAATGAGTTAGACATTTTggttaaatgtttcttttccccatttttgtgttttggctgcACAGTGcagttacaaaataaaatacagaggTGAAACTGTGATTAcagaatcagtttttttttatggatttaacCTATCAGCTGAATTTGTTAAAAACACTGATGCATCTATGAAGGCTGATACCTgtgaagttttacatttttacttaaagtagttaaaaaaaaaaaactaatgaagGTTTTATGCCTCTGTACATGTGTAGAATGTGTAGCTTTCACAGATTGAAGAAGCTCAACAGAGcgttttctgtctttctcttctccttgtCCCCAGCCAAAGGCTCGTCCCTGACAGCGGTGTCCAGCTTCAGTCTATGGAACTGGCAGGCAGATGGGAAATAGTCCAGAGCAGTACATATAATGGTCTGGACCGCACGAGGCCTTTTTTAAGTCAAACCCACATTACTCTCAGCTTCCCACAATCCTCAGGGTGGAGATGATCTGGACTGCCCAGTGAAGTCAATGTGGTCCTTACTAATTCTCCCAaagccatgtgtgtgtgtgtgtgtgtgtgtgtgcgcgcgcgcatgtACACGTGTgggctggtgtgtgtctgtgtgtgtgtgtgcgtgcctgtaGGGGGGGGTCTGTAGTGGCACTGTATGGGCAGCGTAAAGCACCAAGGGTCTAATGCGCAAACcttgccccctcctcctccctgattcaCGCACTTGTACAAGTGTTGTTCCAGTATTCAGAGAGGTCTTCCTGTCTGGTTGGTAGTAGGAGAAACAAtagcagcagctctgagctgGGGTTCAAAGCTCATTGGGTTCAGGTTAAGGGGCTGCCgcaacaaagtcatcatgactCTTGAGTCTCTGAGGGGAGACGACAAGCCGatctcttctgtctttgtcaaAGGATGAGGGTGTGAATGTGCACGTGTGTAAGAATACTTTTCTCATGTCAGATTCTGCTGGACTACTGGAATTTCCAACTTAAATACACCCCCAGCGCCTGATCTCAGAAGCCTTggaaggagagcaggaggagcagaaaaCTGTTACTTGCAACACCTTAAACAACACACAATCAccttgtttttttacttttacattagTCCAACACTCTGGCAACATGTTGAGTAACCTTGGGTTACGCGCAGTAGCCTGAGACAAGCCCATAAAGACGATCTGGTCAATTCTTTTATTACCCAGAATAATTATGCAAGTGTTACCTTTTTATGATTTCTTATGAGCTTTTTACACTGAACTACAAGGAGTCTTTGCAGACGCAATGAAGACAGTTGTGCtttcaaatgtgaaaaggaTGCCTGATGTGCCCATTCAGTTGAATCATTTGTGAGAGAGCTAGCTTGATATTGAGGACACGTGTTAATTTTCAGAATCTTTTCATTGTGCAAAATGATAGCCACAGTAGACCTGCCCCAAACTGTGAATGGCACTAAATAACTGCTTTCTCCACAGGCACAGCTTAGTTGTCCACAAAGCTAGCCAAAAGCTGCTATCAGCTTTGCCAACaatgtcttctttttgttgtgttttcctaAAAGATGGCTGTCCTGCTCATGAAGCAGAAATGGAGCACGACCTAAATAGATATGAAGAAAATCAGTGCAAACCATATTGTTATTGCCACAATTTTAACTACTTTTTTACCCATACAGCTGTGCAAAATCCACAGCTGC
It contains:
- the atxn7 gene encoding ataxin-7 gives rise to the protein MSERAEDDVRGEQRRAARQQLKQQQQQIQRGEGSTAMATAAERRSLPSPEIMLGQSWSNWVDAAKLHGSDGAESEESFKDFGKNREAMRLCREDMPIFGQCPAQDDFYLVMCSHCGQVVKPQAFQAHYERRHSSASKPASTSPFPVPGRNRSSGSALGTGLGSGSVAGMATGGIVGRPSTAGSSLSSSSTSSTSSNPKPLKPAKEKLPSIQRRPPFTPFRMLQPDKTHLTPAVKVEKMPLRVDSSSKLVQAPSAPNTTSSSATSSSSTTVSSNTTTITTSSSSALKPGLNCPSIPKPPLLAPGQIPNGKGHLSVLSDKKQDSSSSASSSSASSRRHLSKKVTEREFNPDIHCGVVDMTARKPCTRSLTCKTHSLSQRRAVPGRRKRFDTLLAEHKNRARERERERELHQPHSQQNPPLRDPHPSSHLATAYDPHQVAHGNGPAPEATKPLPFGKPKFHSPGLPRLNSSHGGGTPGDLAVVHESPHHTQTIPDGFSRPSSDEGENEEREDNTDKLDCHYSGYHPRPAAYCTFGSQLFGRGCYSFDRRWDRVRCALTTMMDKHVNSQMWKKIPLALENSSSVAPTHRTSTNSHGSTPSSGFLGPPATLPQTPYSQSYEGKSVLSYGTTLNARSSSQSGAEHPAYGTTQARQVSSLPQMPSAHSSSSSSSASSPASGRALKSRSSSSTTKSSSSFRPKEISGSSTSIIPNSTGGNSSGTNSNSSSTSFSSGKKRKNSSLLPSSHGSSESSSSNANYSSSSSSSSSSFKKNCANVSSSGSTYHHSSLGSASSSSMSSSHSGVHSVGLNCGPNVRTNSLSLKAESSGGSVGGSSGPPARGPPSGSPAESIKRMSVVMNSSDSTLSLGPFVHHQSSSDHHTSFSHHSSDGRLEGKKRKSSPVSSSINSGGGAGGLGGGGGGPGAGRPKVAKSPAINNIHGKHGRSIPGTPGLPNNSHLHQPKARP